One segment of Antennarius striatus isolate MH-2024 chromosome 5, ASM4005453v1, whole genome shotgun sequence DNA contains the following:
- the dock3 gene encoding dedicator of cytokinesis protein 3 isoform X4, protein MWTPTEEKIGVVICSFRGSVVQGLVLELGETVQILEKCEGWYRGFSTRRPNVKGVFPVTYVHLKKAVVTNRGPHEVVTPLEDPIAAEVTSTLQEWAVLWKQLYVKHKVELFYKLRHVMLELLDLRRQLLSGHMTHDQNRDVRRHLTLRLDWGNEHLGLDLVPRKEFETVDEDQISVSELYKMHLSSRHNVQQTTAQGDANRLRPGEPSRVPVGHHLLVNLKNFTCNSVGEDTDIFFSLYDLREGRTISEKFMVRLNKNGGPKNPEKVERLCALFTDLSNRDMKRDLYIVSQVIRTGRMLLNDSRKGPPQVQYRRPYGCAVLAMSDVLQTISELKEEKDFVLKVYTCNNESEWHQIHENIIRRSSTKYTAPSTSYGLIISLQLLRGDLEQVRREHPLVFSRGVAPTRKMGFPDVIVPGDVRNDLYLTLERGDFERGGKSVQKNVEVTVFVLDAGGGVLQDCISLGSGEPPLQEHRSFVLYHNNSPRWGEVLKLPIPIDRFRGAHLRFEFRHCSTKDRGEKKLFGFSFTPLMRDDGTTLSDQSHELHVYKCDESATFSSHALYLGLPCCKDDTSCPSAPPGPVFQRSTKETFWISTQLSSTKLTQNVDLLALLKWKAHPDRVLDILGCLRHVSGEEIVKFLQDILDTLFSILDDNTEKFGPLVFQLLVFIINLLRDSKYHHFRPVMDTYIQKHFAGALAYKELIRCLRWYMDRSAEVVRQDHIQEAMRALEYLFKFIVRSRILYSRATGGLEEDQFRTSIQELFQSIRFVLILDSRGSEALIFTQGPQPCPGTNQAPSPGIGPAAPRALAPAPGPAPVPGQVPGGGATCLQAGGAGAPRPSPLSAALLNSFPAIFDELLQMFTVQEVAQLVRGTLGSLPSTVHMGQSMDLVKLQAIARTVDSKLFSLPESRRTLLPVVLHHLHLHLRQQKELLVCSGILSSIFSIIRTSAMDTSVQEEVEMLVESLLDVLLQTLLSIMSKSQSQEAGEYVSCLLSLLRQMTDVHFQHLMENFQSKEELKEFLLKILCVFRNLMKLSIFPRDWNVMRLLTSNIILTTAQFLSPALHKNFSETDFDFKVWNSYFSLAVLYINQPSLQLENLSATKRKKVLDKYGDMRVMMTYDLFSMWQNLGENKIHFIPGMIGPFLGVTLVPQLEVRNIMIPIFHDMMDWEQRKNGNFKQVEAELIDKLDSLVSEGKGDENYRELFGLLTQLFGPYPSLLEKIEQETWRETGTSFVTSVTRLMERLLDYRDCMKGDETENKKMGCTVNLLNFYKSEINKEEMYIRYIHKLCDMHLQADNYTEAAFTLLLYWELLAWEQRPLKDLLHYPAQSEWHRKEGLSRKVIHYFNKGKCWELGVPLCRDLAFQYESQYDYQSLSWIRKMEASYYDHILEQQRLEPEFFRVGFYGRKFPFFLRNKEFVCRGHDYERLEAFQQRMLGEFPQAIAMQHPNQPDEAILQCDAQYLQIYAVTPVPEGVGVLQMDRVADRIKSFYRVNNVRRFRYDRPFHKGPKDRDNEFKSLWIERTTLTLTRPLPGISRWFEVDKKEVVEVSPLENAVSVVENKNQELRTLIGQYQHKQLQGNINLLSMTLNGVVDAAVNGGVARYQEAFFDKDFISSHPEDTEKITQLKDLMQEQVHILGVGLAVHEQLVHPEMRPLHKKLVDQFQMMRSSFCHGLPALDRVAPRGMLGPPGPMSPESFKFLHRHSPVALWTPVRPPSSCVSSEVTMGGLLILSDGVMMETPDDFYRMQVNASPSSSSLSSTHSAPSQMMSSAPSTIRVGSPSLPDRYRHTRETLMLLPPQRERPSSAMYDNGQPMNFQRALFHQVIGPCKPCSDPNLSVAEKVLTTPSSWSLDSGTREALPFLSAHVGGVMAPPVPPRNLPHGQLLSMHFDAVQQQLSDLPPALPARSLRKPPLLPIPASPTSPSILDGSSSTLSGSASSGVSSLSDPPASHTDTLESPPSSQAWTTDQEDPLYQPVRYSPPEGAPPCPSQSTGCVAPPLAGGPPPAPGLDGLPPHHHHFHPHYLPHHPPLYHLHEPPPALPPKPYPREGCIPEEDPQSAPPPPVPRPMPHSIYQPIMAPPREEHAKVAWVHGMGGE, encoded by the exons ATGTGGACCCCAACGGAGGAGAAGATAGGAGTGG TGATCTGCAGCTTCCGGGGTTCGGTGGTCCAGGGTCTGGTCCTGGAGCTGGGGGAGACCGTCCAGATTCTGGAGAAATGTGAAG GTTGGTACCGAGGGTTCTCCACCCGCAGGCCAAACGTCAAG GGCGTGTTCCCCGTGACCTACGTCCACCTGAAGAAGGCTGTCGTCACCAACCGGGG gcCCCATGAGGTCGTGACCCCCCTGGAGGACCCCATCGCCGCCGAGGTGACGTCCACGCTGCAGGAGTGGGCGGTTCTGTGGAAGCAGCTCTAtgtg AAACACAAGGTGGAGCTGTTCTACAAGCTGCGTCACGtgatgctggagctgctggacctCAGGAGGCAGCTGCtgtcaggtcacatgacccacgaCCAGAACCGGGACGTCAGGAGACACCTGACCCTCAGGCTGGACTGGGGCAACGA ACATCTGGGTCTGGATCTGGTTCCCCGGAAGGAGTTTGAGACGGTGGATGAAGACCAGATCAGCGTGTCGGAGCTCTACAAGATG cacCTGTCCAGCAGACACAACGTCCAGCAGACCACCGCCCAG GGCGACGCAAACCGGCTGCGCCCCGGGGAGCCCAGCCGGGTGCCGGTAGGACACCACCTGTTGGTCAACCTGAAGAACTTCACCTGCAACAGCGTGGGGGAGGACACCGacatcttcttctctctgtaCGACCTGAGGGAGGGCAGGACCATCAG tgAGAAGTTCATGGTGAGACTGAACAAGAACGGGGGCCCCAAGAACCCCGAGAAGGTGGAGCGGCTGTGTGCCCTGTTCACG GACCTGAGCAACAGGGACATGAAGCGTGACCTCTACATCGTGTCCCAGGTCATCAGAACAG GCCGGATGCTGCTGAACGACAGCAGGAAGGGCCCCCCCCAGGTGCAGTACCGGCGGCCCTACGGCTGCGCGGTGCTGGCCATGAGCGATGTGCTGCAGACCATCTCcgagctgaaggaggagaaggacttCGTGCTGAAGGTCTACAC GTGTAACAACGAGAGCGAGTGGCACCAGATCCACGAGAACATCATCCGCAGGTCCAGCACCAAGTACACGGCCCCCAGCACCTCCTACG GTCTGATCATCTCGCTGCAGCTGCTGAGGGGCGACCTGGAGCAGGTGCGGCGCGAGCACCCGCTGGTGTTCAGCCGGGGCGTGGCCCCCACCCGCAAGATGGGCTTCCCCGACGTCATCGTGCCAG GTGACGTGCGTAACGACCTCTACCTGACCCTGGAGCGGGGCGACTTCGAGCGGGGGGGCAAGAGCGTCCAGAAGAACGTGGAGGTCACCGTCTTTGTCCTGGATGCCGGCGGGGGGGTCCTGcag gaCTGCATCAGTCTAGGCTCAGGGGAGCCCCCCCTCCAGGAGCACCGCTCCTTCGTCCTGTACCACAACAACAGCCCCCGCTGGGGCGAAGTCCTCAAGCTGCCCATCCCCATTGACCGCTTCAGGGGGGCGCACCTGCGCTTCGAGTTCAGACACTGCTCCA cTAAGGACCGGGGGGAGAAGAAGCTGTTTGGTTTCTCCTTCACGCCGCTGATGAGGGACGACGGGACCACGCTGTCAGACCAGAGCCACGAGCTGCACGTGTACAAG TGTGACGAGAGCGCCACCTTCAGTAGCCACGCCCTCTACCTGGGCCTCCCCTGCTGTAAGGACGACACCAGCTGCCCCAGCGCCCCCCCTGGGCCCGTGTTCCAGCGCAGCACCAAGGAGACCTTCTGGATCTCCACCCAGCTGTCCTCCACCAAGCTCACGCAGAACG TGGACCTGCTGGCCCTGCTGAAGTGGAAGGCCCACCCGGACCGGGTCCTGGACATCCTGGGATGCCTGAGACACGTCAGCGGGGAGGAGATCGTCAAG tttCTCCAGGACATTCTGGACACACTCTTCTCCATCCTGGACGACAACACGGAGAAGTTTGGACCTCTGGTGTTCCAGCTACTG gtGTTCATCATCAACCTGCTCAGGGACAGTAAATATCACCACTTCAGGCCTGTGATGGACACCTACATCCAGAAACACTTCGCTGGAGCGTTAGCTTACAA GGAGCTGATTCGCTGTCTGAGGTGGTACATGGACCGGTCTGCAGAGGTGGTGCGACAGGACCACATTCAGGAAGCAATGAGG GCTCTGGAGTACCTGTTCAAGTTCATCGTGCGGTCGCGGATCCTTTACTCGCGCGCCACCGGCGGGTTGGAGGAGGACCAGTTCCGCACCAGCATTCAGGAACTCTTCCAGTCCATCCGCTTCGTCCTCATCCTGGACAGCCGCGGCTCGGAGGCCCTCATCTTTACACAG GGCCCCCAGCCTTGTCCAGGCACAAACCAAGCCCCGAGCCCTGGCATTGGGCCCGCAGCCCCCCGAGCACTAGCACCTGCCCCGGGCCCGGCCCCCGTCCCAGGTCAGGttcctgggggcggggccacttGCCTGCAGGCTGGGGGCGCTGGCGCTCCAAGGCCGTCTCCACTGTCT gCGGCGCTGTTGAATTCCTTCCCGGCCATCTTTGACGAGCTGCTGCAGATGTTCACGGTGCAGGAAGTGGCCCAGTTGGTCCGCGGGACCCTGGGCAGTCTGCCCTCCACCGTCCACATGGGACAGTCCATGGACCTGGTCAAGCTGCAGGCCATCGCCCGGACCGTGGACAGCAAGCTCTTCTCCCTCCCAG AGTCCCGGCGGACCCTCCTCCCGGTGGTCCTGCACCACCTGCACCTGCACCTGAGGCAGCAGAAGGAGCTGCTGGTCTGCTCCGGGATCCTCAGCTCCATCTTCTCCATCATCAGGACCAGCGCCATG GACACGTCggtgcaggaggaggtggagatgctGGTGGAGTCCCTGCTGGACGTCCTCCTGCAGACGCTGCTGTCCATCATGAGCAAGAGCCAATCGCAGGAGGCG GGCGAATATGTGTCCTGCCTGCTGTCCCTCCTCCGCCAGATGACGGATGTCCACTTCCAGCACTTGATGGAGAACTTTCAGAGCAAGGAGGAGCTCAAG GAGTTCCTGCTGAAGatcctgtgtgtgttcaggaacctgatGAAGCTCAGCATCTTCCCCCGCGACTGGAACGTCATGAGGCTCCTCACGAGCAA CATCATCCTGACCACGGCCCAGTTCCTGTCTCCAGCACTGCACAAGAACTTCAGCGAGACCGACTTTGACTTCAAG GTGTGGAACTCCTACTTCAGCCTGGCGGTTCTGTACATCAACCAGCCGAGCCTCCAGCTGGAGAACTTGAGCGCCACCAAGAGGAAAAAGGTCTTAGACAA GTACGGCGACATGCGAGTCATGATGACCTACGACCTCTTCAGTATGTGGCAGAACCTCG GCGAGAACAAGATCCACTTCATCCCCGGGATGATCGGGCCCTTCCTGGGGGTGACGCTGGTCCCTCAGCTGGAGGTCCGGAACATCATGATCCCTATCTTCCACGACATGATGGACTGGGAGCAGCGCAAGAACGGGAACTTCAAACAG gtggaggcggagcttatCGACAAGCTGGACAGTTTAGTGTCGGAGGGGAAAGGAGACGAGAACTACCGAGAACTCTTCGGTTTGCT AACCCAGCTGTTTGGGCCCTACCCCAG TCTGCTGGAGAAGATCGAACAGGAGACGTGGAGGGAGACGGGGACGTCCTTCGTCACGTCGGTCACGCGTCTGATGGAGCGGCTGCTGGACTACCG cgactgCATGAAGGGAGACGAGACGGAGAACAAGAAGATGGGATGTACCGTCAACCTGCTG AACTTCTATAAATCAGAAATCAATAAGGAGGAGATGTACATCCGTTACATCCACAAGCTGTGTGACATGCACCTGCAGGCCGACAACTACaccg AGGCTGCCTTCACGCTGCTGCTCTACTGGGAGCTGCTGGCGTGGGAACAGCGCCCCCTGAAGGACCTCCTGCACTACCCCGCCCAGAGCGAGTGGCACCGCAAGGAGGGGCTGAGCCGCAAAGTAATCCATTACTTCAACAAGGGgaag TGCTGGGAGCTGGGCGTTCCTCTGTGCCGGGATCTGGCCTTCCAGTACGAGTCCCAGTACGACTACCAGAGTCTCAGCTGGATCCGG AAAATGGAGGCGTCGTACTACGACCACAtcctggagcagcagcgccTGGAGCCCGAGTTCTTCCGGGTCGGCTTCTACGGCAGGAAGTTCCCCTTCTTCCTCAGg AACAAAGAGTTCGTCTGCCGCGGCCACGACTACGAGAGGCTGGAGGCCTTCCAGCAAAGGATGCTGGGAGAATTCCCACAGGCCATCGCGATGCAACATCCCAACCAACCAGACGAGGCCATCCTGCAGTGTGACGCGCAGT ACCTCCAGATCTACGCCGTGACCCCGGTACCGGAGGGTGTTGGGGTTCTCCAGATGGACCGGGTCGCCGACCGCATCAAGAGCTTCTACCGGGTCAACAACGTGCGGCGCTTCCGCTACGACCGGCCCTTCCACAAGGGCCCCAAAGACCGGGACAACGAGTTCAAG AGTCTCTGGATCGAGAGGACCACGCTGACCCTCACACGCCCCCTGCCAGGGATCTCGCGCTGGTTCGAGGTGGACAAGAAGGAGGTG GTGGAGGTGAGTCCGTTGGAGAACGCCGTGTCGGTGGTGGAGAACAAGAACCAGGAGCTGCGGACTCTGATTGGACAGTACCAACACAAACAGCTCCAGGGGAACATCAACCTGCTCAGCATGACCCTCAACGGGGTCGTGGACGCCGCCGTCAACGGGGGCGTGGCCAGATACCAagag GCGTTCTTCGATAAGGACTTCATCAGCAGCCACCCTGAAGACACCGAGAAGATCACCCAGCTCAAGGACCTGATGCAGGAGCAG GTCCACATCCTGGGCGTGGGACTGGCCGTCCACGAGCAGCTGGTGCACCCAGAGATGCGTCCCCTGCACAAGAAGCTGGTGGACCAGTTCCAGATGATGAGGAGCAGCTTCTGCCAC GGTCTTCCTGCTCTGGACAGGGTGGCCCCCAGAGGGATGCTGGGCCCCCCCGGCCCCATGAGCCCcgagagcttcaagttcctgcACCGGCacag ccccGTTGCTCTGTGGACCCCGGTACGACCCCCCTCCTCCTGTGTCTCCAGTGAGGTGACCATGGGGGGTCTGCTGATCCTGTCTGACGGCGTCATGATGGAGACCCCCGACGACTTCTACCGGATGCAGGTAAAC GccagcccctcctcctccagccttAGCTCCACCCACTCTGCACCCTCCCAGATGatgagctccgccccctcaACCATCAGAG tgGGCTCCCCGTCTCTCCCTGACCGGTACCGACACACCCGTGAGACTCTGATGCTGCTGCCGCCGCAGCGGGAGCGCCCGAGCAGCGCCATGTACGACAACGGACAG CCAATGAACTTCCAGAGAGCGCTGTTCCACCAGGTGATTGGTCCGTGTAAACCCTGCAGCGACCCCAACCTGTCTGTGGCAGAGAAAG tccTGACCACGCCCAGCAGCTGGAGTCTGGACAGCGGCACCAGAGAGGCCCTCCCCTTCCTGTCTGCTCATGTGGGCGGAGTCATGGCGCCCCCCGTCCCCCCACGGAACCTCCCCCACG GCCAACTCCTGTCGATGCACTTTGACgctgtccagcagcagctcagcgACCTCCCTCCAGCTCTCCCCGCGCGCTCCTTAAGGAAG CCCCCCCTGCTCCCTATACCTGCCTCGCCCACCAGCCCCTCCATCCTGGATGGCAGTAGCTCCACCCTGTCAGGCAGCGCCAGCTCTGGAGTCTCCTCCCTCAGCGACCCCCCCGCCAGTCACACGGACACCCTGGAGTCCCCCCCCAGCAGCCAGGCATGGACCACTGACCAGGAAGACCCCCTCTACCAGCCGGTCAGATACAGCCCCCCCGAGGGGGCCCCGCCCTGTCCAAGCCAGTCCACAGGGTGCGTTGCCCCGCCCCTGGCTGGAGGCCCCCCCCCGGCCCCGGGTTTGGATGGActgcccccccatcaccaccacttCCACCCGCACTACCTCCCCCACCACCCGCCACTTTACCACCTCCACGAGCCCCCCCCGGCATTGCCCCCCAAGCCCTACCCCAGGGAGGGATGTATCCCCGAGGAGGATCCCcagtcagccccgcccccccccgtcccccgaCCAATGCCGCACAGCATCTACCAGCCCATCATGGCCCCCCCCAGGGAGGAGCATGCCAAGGTGGCGTGGGTACACGGCATGGGTGGGGAGTAG